Proteins encoded within one genomic window of Cucumis sativus cultivar 9930 chromosome 3, Cucumber_9930_V3, whole genome shotgun sequence:
- the LOC101216031 gene encoding protein N-lysine methyltransferase METTL21A produces the protein MVVKEFQISDRNIVIHELDDLYDSTTGRVLTGSWVWNSAFVLAKWMATQCNLFDFDFRQKNVIELGAGTGLPGLTAALLGANRVLLTDVEPLLPGLLENVDANGVGDRVEVRELVWGSNDLPSQANELGEFDLILMSDLFYNSEEMPHLAQVLKIISGTDTKIWAASEIRPWTIECITELINQGFKITESPVQHDESHEEDNHKILDSFSIFHLRQEERNL, from the coding sequence ATGGTTGTTAAAGAGTTCCAAATCAGTGATCGAAACATTGTAATCCATGAGCTTGACGACCTCTATGATTCCACAACTGGAAGAGTGCTCACCGGTTCCTGGGTCTGGAACTCGGCCTTCGTCCTAGCCAAGTGGATGGCAACTCAGTGCAACCTATTCGACTTCGACTTCCGGCAGAAGAACGTAATCGAGCTTGGCGCTGGGACTGGACTTCCTGGTTTGACAGCAGCTTTACTTGGTGCTAATCGTGTTCTACTTACCGATGTAGAGCCATTGCTTCCTGGGTTGTTGGAGAATGTAGATGCTAATGGAGTTGGCGATCGAGTGGAAGTAAGGGAACTCGTGTGGGGCTCAAACGACTTGCCAAGTCAAGCAAATGAGTTGGGGGAGTTTGACCTGATTTTGATGTCAGATTTGTTCTACAACTCGGAGGAAATGCCCCATCTAGCACAAGTACTAAAGATCATCTCTGGGACAGATACCAAAATATGGGCAGCATCGGAGATCCGACCATGGACTATTGAATGCATTACAGAGTTGATAAATCAAGGATTCAAGATCACAGAGTCCCCAGTTCAACATGATGAATCTCATGAGGAAGACAACCATAAGATTTTGGACTCGTTTTCTATATTCCATCTCagacaagaagaaagaaacctTTAA
- the LOC101213865 gene encoding lon protease homolog 2, peroxisomal isoform X2, producing the protein MEQVEQDPDFISLSRQFKATAMELISVLEQKQKTGGRTKVLLETVPVHKLADIFVASFEMSFEEQLSMLDSVDLRVRLSKAMELVDRHLQSIRVAEKITQKVEGQLSKSQKEFLLRQQMRAIKEELGDDDDEDDLVALERKMQSAEMPANIWKHAQRELRSLKKMQPQQPGYNSLRVYLELLADLPWKKATEENELDLKAAKERLDSDHYGLVKVKQRIIEYLAVRKLKPDARGPVLCFVGPPGVGKTSLASSIAAALGRKFVRISLGGVKDEADIRGHRRTYIGSMPGRLIDGLKRVSVCNPVMLLDEIDKTGSDVRGDPASALLEVLDPEQNKKFSDHYLNVPFDLSKVVFVATANRMQPIPPPLLDRMEVIELPGYTPEEKLKIAMHHLIPRVLEQHGLSAEFLQIPEAMVKLVVQRYTREAGVRNLERNLAALARAAAVRVVERDQTVPLNKDVHQVSSPLLENRLSDGAEVDMEVIPIGADHEIPNQLRIASPLVVDEAMLEKVLGPPRFDDREAAERVISPGISVGLVWTAVGGEVQFVEATAMSGKGELHLTGQLGDVIKESAQIALTWVRARATDLKLASACESNLLEGRDIHIHFPAGAVPKDGPSAGVTLVTALVSLFGQKRVRADTAMTGEMTLRGLVLPVGGIKDKILAAHRYGIKRVILPERNLKDLVEVPSGVLASLEILLAKRMEDVLEQAFEGGCPWRLHSKL; encoded by the exons ATGGAGCAAGTGGAGCAAGATCCAGACTTTATTTCATTATCTCGACAATTCAAAGCTACTGCAATGGAGCTTATATCCGTTCTTGAACAG aaacaaaaaactgGAGGGCGGACAAAAGTTCTTTTGGAGACGGTTCCAGTTCATAAACTGGCTGATATATTTGTTGCCAGTTTTGAGATGAGTTTTGAAGAGCAACTATCTATGCTGGATTCAGTTGATTTAAGAGTAAGGCTTTCAAAAGCAATGGAGTTAGTTGACAGGCATTTACAG TCGATACGTGTAGCAGAGAAGATTACGCAGAAAGTAGAAGGACAGTTATCAAAATCACAGAAAGAATTCCTTTTGCGTCAGCAG ATGAGGGCCATAAAGGAGGAGCTTGGTGATGACGACGATGAAGATGATTTGGTTGCCCTAGAAAGAAAGATGCAAAGTGCTGAAATGCCTGCTAATATCTGGAAGCATGCCCAGAGGGAGTTGAG GAGccttaaaaaaatgcaacctCAACAACCTGGGTATAACAGCTTGCGAGTTTACCTTGAGCTTCTTGCTGACCTTCCATGGAAGAAGGCTactgaagaaaatgaattagaCTTGAAAGCCGCAAAGGAACGTCTTGACAGTGACCATTATGGTTTGGTCAAGGTCAAGCAACGAATTATAGAATATCTTGCTGTTCGGAAG CTTAAGCCAGATGCAAGAGGACCTGTGCTGTGCTTTGTAGGGCCACCAGGTGTGGGAAAGACATCTTTGGCATCATCTATTGCTGCTGCTCTGGGCAGAAAGTTTGTACGTATATCCCTGGGTGGTGTTAAAGATGAGGCTGATATTAGAGGACATAGGAGGACCTACATTGGAAGCATGCCAGGGCGTCTTATTGATGGACTAAAG AGAGTATCTGTTTGCAACCCAGTCATGCTATTAGATGAGATTGACAAGACAGGTTCCGATGTGCGAGGCGATCCAGCTTCAGCTCTACTGGAGGTTCTTGACCCTGAACAGAACAAAAAGTTCAGTGATCA TTATTTGAATGTCCCATTTGACCTTTCAAAGGTCGTCTTTGTGGCCACTGCTAACAGAATGCAGCCCATACCTCCTCCTCTTCTAGATAGGATGGAAGTCATTGAGCTGCCCGGATACACACCAGAGGAAAAACTTAAGATTGCAATGCACCATTTGATTCCACGAGTTTTGGAACAGCATGGGCTAAGTGCtgaatttcttcaaattccaGAG GCTATGGTTAAACTTGTGGTTCAAAGATACACTAGAGAGGCTGGTGTACGAAATCTTGAGAGGAATTTGGCTGCGTTGGCTCGTGCTGCTGCTGTTAGAGTTGTGGAAAGAGATCAAACTGTCCCATTGAATAAAGATGTGCATCAGGTTTCCTCTCCTCTGTTGGAAAACAGACTTTCTGATGGAGCTGAAGTAGATATGGAGGTCATCCCAATTGGAGCGGATCATGAGATACCGAACCAATTAAGGATAGCCTCTCCGTTGGTTGTCGACGAGGCTATGCTTGAAAAAGTGCTTGGG CCTCCTAGGTTTGATGATAGAGAGGCAGCCGAGCGGGTTATATCACCTGGGATATCTGTTGGATTGGTTTGGACTGCCGTTGGGGGAGAGGTTCAGTTTGTGGAAGCCACAGCAATGTCCGGGAAGGGGGAATTGCATCTCACCGGCCAGCTTGGTGATGTCATTAAAGAATCAGCTCAGATAGCCCTTACCTGG GTCCGAGCAAGGGCAACAGATCTGAAACTTGCATCAGCTTGTGAATCTAATCTTTTGGAGGGTCGTGATATTCATATACATTTTCCTGCTGGTGCGGTGCCTAAGGATGGGCCTTCAGCTGGTGTGACTCTTGTAACTGCCCTCGTCTCTTTGTTTGGTCAGAAGAGGGTTAGGGCCGATACTGCAATGACAGGAGAAATGACTCTGAGGGGTCTTGTTCTACCCGTTGGTGGCATCAAGGACAAG ATATTAGCTGCACATCGTTATGGGATAAAGAGAGTTATTCTGCCAGagagaaatttgaaagatttaGTGGAAGTTCCTTCGGGCGTGCTTGCTAGTTTGGAG ATATTACTAGCGAAGCGGATGGAAGATGTACTGGAGCAGGCTTTTGAAGGTGGATGTCCATGGAGACTACACTCCAAGTTATGA
- the LOC101213865 gene encoding lon protease homolog 2, peroxisomal isoform X1, protein MVESVELPSRLGILPFRNKVLLPGAIIRIRCTSSSSVKLVEQELWQREEKGLIGILPVRDDADAPAIVPVLSQGVGSDSGDRSSRVQSGTSDSQRVDGKNHQEVIQWHSRGVAARALQLSRGVEKPSGRVTYTVVLEGLCRFTVQELSTRGTYYTARISPSEMTKAEMEQVEQDPDFISLSRQFKATAMELISVLEQKQKTGGRTKVLLETVPVHKLADIFVASFEMSFEEQLSMLDSVDLRVRLSKAMELVDRHLQSIRVAEKITQKVEGQLSKSQKEFLLRQQMRAIKEELGDDDDEDDLVALERKMQSAEMPANIWKHAQRELRSLKKMQPQQPGYNSLRVYLELLADLPWKKATEENELDLKAAKERLDSDHYGLVKVKQRIIEYLAVRKLKPDARGPVLCFVGPPGVGKTSLASSIAAALGRKFVRISLGGVKDEADIRGHRRTYIGSMPGRLIDGLKRVSVCNPVMLLDEIDKTGSDVRGDPASALLEVLDPEQNKKFSDHYLNVPFDLSKVVFVATANRMQPIPPPLLDRMEVIELPGYTPEEKLKIAMHHLIPRVLEQHGLSAEFLQIPEAMVKLVVQRYTREAGVRNLERNLAALARAAAVRVVERDQTVPLNKDVHQVSSPLLENRLSDGAEVDMEVIPIGADHEIPNQLRIASPLVVDEAMLEKVLGPPRFDDREAAERVISPGISVGLVWTAVGGEVQFVEATAMSGKGELHLTGQLGDVIKESAQIALTWVRARATDLKLASACESNLLEGRDIHIHFPAGAVPKDGPSAGVTLVTALVSLFGQKRVRADTAMTGEMTLRGLVLPVGGIKDKILAAHRYGIKRVILPERNLKDLVEVPSGVLASLEILLAKRMEDVLEQAFEGGCPWRLHSKL, encoded by the exons ATGGTGGAATCGGTTGAGTTACCGAGTCGACTCGGGATTCTTCCTTTCAGAAACAAGGTCCTTTTACCTGGCGCCATTATTCGGATTCGATGCACTTCATCCAGCAG TGTGAAGTTGGTGGAGCAAGAGTTGTGGCAGCGAGAAGAGAAGGGATTAATTGGTATTCTTCCAGTTCGAGATGATGCTGATGCACCGGCAATTGTCCCTGTGTTATCTCAAG GTGTGGGAAGTGATTCTGGAGATCGTAGCTCAAGGGTTCAATCTGGAACCTCTGACTCACAAAGAGTAGATGGGAAAAATCATCAGGAAGTTATTCAATGGCATTCAAG GGGTGTTGCTGCTCGTGCCTTGCAGCTGTCTAGAGGAGTGGAGAAACCGAGTGGAAGGGTGACATATACCGTTGTGCTAGAAGGTTTATGTAGATTTACTGTTCAGGAACTTAGCACCAGAGGAACATATTATACTGCACGAATATCACCTTCAGAAATGACAAAGGCAG AGATGGAGCAAGTGGAGCAAGATCCAGACTTTATTTCATTATCTCGACAATTCAAAGCTACTGCAATGGAGCTTATATCCGTTCTTGAACAG aaacaaaaaactgGAGGGCGGACAAAAGTTCTTTTGGAGACGGTTCCAGTTCATAAACTGGCTGATATATTTGTTGCCAGTTTTGAGATGAGTTTTGAAGAGCAACTATCTATGCTGGATTCAGTTGATTTAAGAGTAAGGCTTTCAAAAGCAATGGAGTTAGTTGACAGGCATTTACAG TCGATACGTGTAGCAGAGAAGATTACGCAGAAAGTAGAAGGACAGTTATCAAAATCACAGAAAGAATTCCTTTTGCGTCAGCAG ATGAGGGCCATAAAGGAGGAGCTTGGTGATGACGACGATGAAGATGATTTGGTTGCCCTAGAAAGAAAGATGCAAAGTGCTGAAATGCCTGCTAATATCTGGAAGCATGCCCAGAGGGAGTTGAG GAGccttaaaaaaatgcaacctCAACAACCTGGGTATAACAGCTTGCGAGTTTACCTTGAGCTTCTTGCTGACCTTCCATGGAAGAAGGCTactgaagaaaatgaattagaCTTGAAAGCCGCAAAGGAACGTCTTGACAGTGACCATTATGGTTTGGTCAAGGTCAAGCAACGAATTATAGAATATCTTGCTGTTCGGAAG CTTAAGCCAGATGCAAGAGGACCTGTGCTGTGCTTTGTAGGGCCACCAGGTGTGGGAAAGACATCTTTGGCATCATCTATTGCTGCTGCTCTGGGCAGAAAGTTTGTACGTATATCCCTGGGTGGTGTTAAAGATGAGGCTGATATTAGAGGACATAGGAGGACCTACATTGGAAGCATGCCAGGGCGTCTTATTGATGGACTAAAG AGAGTATCTGTTTGCAACCCAGTCATGCTATTAGATGAGATTGACAAGACAGGTTCCGATGTGCGAGGCGATCCAGCTTCAGCTCTACTGGAGGTTCTTGACCCTGAACAGAACAAAAAGTTCAGTGATCA TTATTTGAATGTCCCATTTGACCTTTCAAAGGTCGTCTTTGTGGCCACTGCTAACAGAATGCAGCCCATACCTCCTCCTCTTCTAGATAGGATGGAAGTCATTGAGCTGCCCGGATACACACCAGAGGAAAAACTTAAGATTGCAATGCACCATTTGATTCCACGAGTTTTGGAACAGCATGGGCTAAGTGCtgaatttcttcaaattccaGAG GCTATGGTTAAACTTGTGGTTCAAAGATACACTAGAGAGGCTGGTGTACGAAATCTTGAGAGGAATTTGGCTGCGTTGGCTCGTGCTGCTGCTGTTAGAGTTGTGGAAAGAGATCAAACTGTCCCATTGAATAAAGATGTGCATCAGGTTTCCTCTCCTCTGTTGGAAAACAGACTTTCTGATGGAGCTGAAGTAGATATGGAGGTCATCCCAATTGGAGCGGATCATGAGATACCGAACCAATTAAGGATAGCCTCTCCGTTGGTTGTCGACGAGGCTATGCTTGAAAAAGTGCTTGGG CCTCCTAGGTTTGATGATAGAGAGGCAGCCGAGCGGGTTATATCACCTGGGATATCTGTTGGATTGGTTTGGACTGCCGTTGGGGGAGAGGTTCAGTTTGTGGAAGCCACAGCAATGTCCGGGAAGGGGGAATTGCATCTCACCGGCCAGCTTGGTGATGTCATTAAAGAATCAGCTCAGATAGCCCTTACCTGG GTCCGAGCAAGGGCAACAGATCTGAAACTTGCATCAGCTTGTGAATCTAATCTTTTGGAGGGTCGTGATATTCATATACATTTTCCTGCTGGTGCGGTGCCTAAGGATGGGCCTTCAGCTGGTGTGACTCTTGTAACTGCCCTCGTCTCTTTGTTTGGTCAGAAGAGGGTTAGGGCCGATACTGCAATGACAGGAGAAATGACTCTGAGGGGTCTTGTTCTACCCGTTGGTGGCATCAAGGACAAG ATATTAGCTGCACATCGTTATGGGATAAAGAGAGTTATTCTGCCAGagagaaatttgaaagatttaGTGGAAGTTCCTTCGGGCGTGCTTGCTAGTTTGGAG ATATTACTAGCGAAGCGGATGGAAGATGTACTGGAGCAGGCTTTTGAAGGTGGATGTCCATGGAGACTACACTCCAAGTTATGA